One genomic window of Chanos chanos chromosome 13, fChaCha1.1, whole genome shotgun sequence includes the following:
- the LOC115826638 gene encoding P2Y purinoceptor 6-like, whose translation MTDNKTEVPILCDLDAPGDELMRLAQVRVLPGFFLAVFILGLPLNLLSLWIPCRHLGRRNRSAIFLLNLAIADTCWLLALPSLIQYHLSGLNWSLGLILCRTVRFLYHCYFYVSIAFVTCVSFDRYLVIVHPLHSATLLTHRHSSLLCLVIWLFSLVQSLPSFFLSVTQHCHQNNRTLCAIYVFLPEWRWSLAYSVAATCVSFLLPFGAITYCCLRSAAELRRRRGLRPRLRRLTRVLSAIMLFFGLMYLPYHLSRNWAILMRALFPQTRSSWQLADAIFTLDMAVCSLSSCINPLFSCCIGPHFKREFQDAVAGILEQCRKGTRNTVMPFRERDKHEETSGNSNECRTCDQIQAS comes from the exons ATGACAGACAACAAGACAGAG GTTCCTATACTGTGTGATCTGGACGCACCAGGTGATGAACTCATGCGTCTGGCCCAGGTGCGTGTACTGCCAGGTTTCTTCCTGGCTGTGTTCATTTTGGGCCTGCCCCTTAACCTGCTTTCACTCTGGATCCCCTGCAGACACCTGGGCCGACGGAACCGAAGTGCCATCTTTCTCCTTAACCTGGCCATAGCTGACACTTGTTGGCTATTGGCTCTCCCTTCCCTCATCCAGTATCACCTCTCTGGGCTCAACTGGTCTCTGGGTCTTATTCTGTGTCGGACGGTTCGTTTTCTCTATCATTGCTACTTCTACGTCAGCATTGCCTTCGTGACCTGCGTCAGTTTTGACCGTTACCTCGTAATCGTGCACCCTCTCCACTCGGCTACCCTCCTCACCCACCGTCACTCCAGCCTCCTGTGTCTCGTCATTTGGCTTTTCTCCCTGGTGCAGAGCCTGCCTAGTTTCTTTTTATCGgtaacacaacactgtcatcaGAACAACCGGACTTTGTGCGCAATTTACGTATTTTTGCCAGAATGGCGCTGGAGTTTGGCCTATTCTGTCGCTGCCACCTGTGTAAGCTTCCTCCTCCCTTTCGGCGCAATAACCTACTGCTGTTTGCGGAGCGCCGCCGAGCTGCGCCGTAGACGGGGCCTTCGGCCTCGCCTGCGACGCCTCACCCGTGTGCTTAGCGCCATCATGTTGTTTTTCGGGCTCATGTACTTGCCGTACCATCTGAGCCGGAATTGGGCAATATTGATGCGAGCTCTATTTCCACAAACGCGGTCGTCATGGCAGTTGGCAGACGCGATCTTCACTCTGGACATGGCTGTGTGCAGTCTGAGCTCTTGCATTAACCCGTTATTTAGCTGCTGCATCGGACCGCATTTCAAAAGGGAGTTCCAGGACGCGGTCGCCGGGATTTTGGAGCAGTGCCGCAAGGGAACGAGGAATACAGTGATGCCCTTTAGGGAGAGGGATAAACACGAGGAGACCAGCGGTAACTCCAATGAGTGTCGGACATGTGACCAGATTCAGGCATCTTAA
- the LOC115826640 gene encoding P2Y purinoceptor 6-like — MTDNKTEVPILCDLDAPGDELMRVAQMRVLTGFFLAVFILGLPLNLLSLWIPCRHLGRRNRSAIFLLNLAIADICWLLALPSLIQYHLSGLNWSLGLILCRTVRFLYHCYFYVSIAFVTCVSLDRYLVIVHPLHSATLLTHRHSSLLCLVIWLFSLVQSLPSFFLSVTQHCNQNNRTVCTSYIFLLGWRWSLAYSVVITCVSFLLPFGVITYCCLRSAAELRRRRGLRPRLRRLTRMLSAMILVFGLMYLPYHLSRNSVILMRARFPQTPSSWRLADAIFTLNMSVCSLSSCINPLFSCCIGPQFQREFQVAVAWMLEQCRKGTRNTVMPLRERDEETSGNSNVCRT, encoded by the exons ATGACAGACAACAAGACAGAG GTTCCTATACTGTGTGATTTGGACGCACCAGGTGATGAGCTCATGCGTGTTGCTCAGATGCGGGTACTGACAGGTTTCTTCCTGGCTGTGTTCATTTTGGGCCTGCCCCTTAACCTGCTTTCACTCTGGATCCCCTGTAGACACCTGGGCCGACGGAACCGAAGTGCCATCTTTCTCCTTAACCTGGCCATAGCTGACATTTGTTGGCTGCTGGCTCTCCCTTCCCTCATCCAGTATCACCTCTCTGGGCTCAACTGGTCTCTGGGTCTTATTCTGTGTCGGACGGTTCGTTTTCTCTATCATTGCTACTTCTACGTCAGCATTGCCTTCGTGACCTGCGTCAGTTTAGACCGTTACCTCGTAATCGTGCACCCTCTCCACTCGGCTACCCTCCTCACCCACCGTCACTCCAGCCTCCTGTGTCTCGTCATTTGGCTTTTCTCCCTGGTGCAGAGCCTGCCTAGTTTCTTTTTATCGGTAACACAACACTGTAATCAGAACAACCGAACTGTGTGCACATCGTACATATTTTTGTTGGGATGGCGCTGGAGTTTGGCTTATTCAGTCGTTATCACCTGCGTAAGTTTTCTCCTCCCTTTCGGTGTGATAACCTACTGTTGTTTGCGGAGCGCTGCCGAACTGCGCCGTAGACGGGGCCTTCGGCCTCGCCTGCGACGCCTCACCCGTATGCTTAGCGCCATGATATTGGTTTTCGGGCTCATGTACTTGCCGTACCATCTGAGCCGGAATTCTGTAATCTTGATGCGGGCCCGATTTCCACAAACGCCGTCGTCATGGCGACTGGCAGATGCGATCTTCACtctgaacatgtctgtgtgcagtctGAGTTCTTGTATTAACCCGTTATTTAGCTGTTGCATCGGACCGCAATTCCAAAGGGAGTTCCAGGTGGCGGTCGCCTGGATGTTGGAACAGTGTCGCAAGGGAACAAGGAATACAGTGATGccccttagagagagagatgaggagaccAGCGGTAACTCTAATGTGTGTCGGACATGA
- the slc17a6a gene encoding vesicular glutamate transporter 2.2 has protein sequence MDTVKERVFAPGKERLKNFAGKTLGHMHRVLEKRQKTGEVIELTEDGRPATIKEKEPPLCDCTCFGLPRRYIIAMMSGLGFCISFGIRCNLGVAIVDMVNNSTIHRGNKIIIKEKAKFNWDPETVGMIHGSFFWGYIVTQIPGGYISSRLAANRVFGAAILLTSTLNMFIPSAARVHYGCVIFVRILQGLVEGVTYPACHGIWSKWAPPLERSRLATISFCGSYAGAVVAMPLAGILVQYSGWSSVFYLYGSFGMFWYLFWILVSYESPAEHPTITDEERTYIEESIGESAKLLGAADKFKTPWRKFFTSMPVYAIIVANFCRSWTFYLLLISQPAYFEEVFGFEISKVGMLSALPHLVMTIIVPIGGQLADFLRSKNILSTTTVRKIMNCGGFGMEATLLLVVGYSHSKGVAISFLVLAVGFSGFAISGFNVNHLDIAPRYASILMGISNGVGTLSGMVCPLIVGAMTKNKTREEWQSVFLIASLVHYGGVVFYGIFASGDKQPWADPEQTSEEKCGFIDEDELAEETGDITLSHAPLGAQTALGGPAKTYGATTQLNGGWADGWEKREEYIQEGAEPRSDYS, from the exons ATGGATACCGTGAAAGAACGAGTTTTTGCCCCCGGTAAGGAACGACTGAAGAATTTTGCGGGGAAGACTCTGGGGCATATGCACAG GGTGCTGGAGAAACGGCAGAAGACAGGTGAAGTGATCGAACTAACGGAGGATGGACGACCTGCAACGATCAAAGAGAAGGAGCCGCCACTGTGCGACTGCACGTGCTTCGGACTCCCGCGCCGGTATATCATCGCCATGATGAGCGGCCTAGGGTTCTGTATTTCCTTTGGGATCCGATGCAATCTGGGAGTCGCGATCGTGGACATGGTCAATAATAGCACAATCCATCGGGGCAACAAAATCATTATCAAagag aaGGCGAAGTTTAACTGGGACCCAGAGACAGTGGGGATGATCCACGGTTCATTTTTCTGGGGTTACATTGTGACGCAGATCCCAGGAGGGTACATTTCCTCGCGCCTGGCAGCTAACAG AGTTTTTGGTGCTGCCATCTTGCTAACGTCAACTCTCAACATGTTCATCCCGTCAGCCGCACGCGTGCACTACGGTTGCGTCATCTTCGTCAGGATACTCCAGGGTCTTGTGGAG GGTGTGACCTACCCAGCATGCCATGGGATCTGGAGCAAATGGGCCCCACCCCTGGAGAGGAGTCGCTTGGCAACCATTTCTTTCTGTG gTTCTTATGCAGGTGCCGTGGTGGCAATGCCCTTGGCAGGGATACTGGTGCAGTATTCAGGATGGTCCTCTGTTTTCTATCTGTATG gGAGTTTTGGAATGTTCTGGTACCTGTTTTGGATCCTGGTGTCATATGAGAGCCCAGCAGAACACCCCACTATAACGGATGAAGAGAGAACCTACATAGAGGAGAGCATCGGAGAGAGTGCTAAATTACTGGGAGCAGCTGAT AAATTCAAAACCCCCTGGAGAAAATTCTTCACCTCCATGCCAGTCTATGCAATCATCGTGGCCAACTTCTGCAGGAGCTGGACCTTCTACCTGCTTCTCATCAGCCAGCCCGCTTACTTTGAGGAGGTGTTTGGCTTTGAGATCAGCAAG gtggggaTGCTGTCTGCTTTGCCCCATCTGGTCATGACCATCATAGTTCCTATTGGTGGCCAACTCGCCGACTTCCTGCGCAGTAAAAACATCCTGTCCACCACTACTGTCAGGAAGATAATGAACTGTGGAG GGTTTGGAATGGAGGCGACTCTGTTGCTGGTGGTTGGTTATTCCCACAGTAAGGGCGTGGCCATCTCGTTCCTAGTGTTAGCCGTGGGATTCAGCGGGTTTGCCATATCAG GTTTTAATGTGAATCATCTGGACATTGCGCCCAGGTATGCCAGTATCCTAATGGGTATATCAAATGGAGTGGGCACCCTCTCTGGCATGGTTTGCCCTCTCATCGTCGGTGCCATGACCAAAAATAAG acaCGTGAGGAGTGGCAGAGCGTGTTTCTGATCGCGTCTCTGGTGCACTACGGCGGCGTGGTGTTCTACGGGATCTTTGCGTCCGGCGACAAGCAGCCGTGGGCGGACCCCGAGCAGACCAGCGAGGAGAAGTGCGGCTTCATCGACGAAGACGAGCTCGCCGAGGAGACCGGTGACATCACACTCAGCCACGCCCCTCTGGGGGCCCAGACTGCGTTGGGGGGCCCCGCCAAAACATATGGGGCCACCACGCAGCTGAACGGGGGATGGGCGGACGGGtgggagaagagggaggagtATATTCAGGAGGGGGCGGAGCCTAGAAGTGACTACTCATAA
- the LOC115826642 gene encoding leukotriene B4 receptor 1-like yields the protein MAHVYSSTFSPASSLSPSTPLSNNSTVTWSAAGVLPSVVLGLCCVLGVPGNMAVLVVLGRRLKGGSFTLHLMMSLAVSDLVTLLTLPFWIAGFLRGWLFGSGVCKLLSYVVYWSVYTSVMTVTFLSIQRFIQVLYSHRWAQLRSKGKRALLAGLWVLGGLLALPYPFTKDVVMRKNLPMCQRAHASEAEYAGLLLYEVVAGFIIPFTVMVVFYSRLHHRVNKTAFFSSPKLTRLVTRIIVTFFVLYIPIQVNNFLRAISIWLGSEPLNKALQVSLDVAIALTFINSCVNPFLYAFASQVFVFRLEEKP from the exons ATGGCACATGTCTACTCCTCCACTTTCTCCCCTGCTTCatcgctctctccctccacccctctctcGAACAACTCTACGGTGACCTGGTCCGCTGCAGGGGTTCTCCCCAGCGTAGTGTTGGgactctgttgtgttttgggcGTTCCTGGAAACATGGCAGTGTTGGTCGTGCTTGGAAGGCGTTTGAAGGGGGGAAGTTTCACCCTGCATCTGATGATGAGTTTGGCGGTTTCGGACCTGGTGACGCTCCTGACCCTTCCTTTTTGGATCGCCGGCTTTCTCCGGGGTTGGCTCTTTGGTTCTGGCGTCTGTAAGCTCCTAAGTTACGTGGTTTACTGGAGCGTCTACACCAGCGTCATGACCGTGACTTTCCTCAGCATCCAGCGTTTCATCCAGGTGCTCTATTCCCACCGCTGGGCTCAGCTCCGAAGCAAGGGGAAGAGGGCACTCTTAGCGGGCCTTTGGGTGCTTGGAGGTCTCCTGGCATTACCATACCCTTTCACCAAAGATGTAGTGATGAGGAAAAACCTACCCATGTGTCAAAGGGCTCACGCGTCAGAAGCTGAGTACGCGGGGCTCTTGCTCTACGAGGTGGTGGCAGGGTTTATTATCCCCTTCACGGTGATGGTGGTGTTTTACTCGCGCCTGCACCATCGGGTGAACAAGACGGCGTTCTTCAGCAGTCCCAAGCTGACCCGCCTGGTGACCAGGATCATCGTCACGTTTTTCGTCCTCTACATCCCCATTCAGGTGAACAACTTTCTGCGGGCCATCAGCATTTGGCTGGGATCGGAACCCCTCAACAAAGCTCTGCAGGTGAGCTTGGACGTCGCCATAGCGCTGACCTTCATCAACAGCTGCGTGAATCCGTTCCTGTACGCTTTCGCCTCCCAG GTGTTTGTATTCAGACTGGAAGAAAAACCCTGA
- the fancf gene encoding Fanconi anemia group F protein, translating to MEDIWKNVESTLELLAVSQTKFVSEWDARTVDRALQWAQYCEHIYTRFHTNSVIRKALEKCLRDTNERLRITFEGYRDMPFSDTAQCRHILLITLLKNPATPNSVIKLLFKRHFEANGDTGQDDQNADVASLVRIRSACQVLGTAKFSRNVPGSLEFGAQVHGKMLRQRLDSLLSYPDNDVLARNLLDFVLQHSGGLDNVSYVIAGAVLSKNDISGGNVTEDLIVDWLRDHNDLLLNMCQSLPAGLLAELSERCTKFRLAYLEILKEWASHLEYDIIKELWQQPRDGGVSFKTLVNRFRSLLASSASVKADTEKELVDMKEADGGFEVMGLSVWTDLHQHSLKDLTQSQKGTSLT from the coding sequence ATGGAGGATATCTGGAAGAACGTGGAGAGTACTTTGGAGCTTCTGGCTGTCTCACAGACTaagtttgtgagtgagtgggatGCACGGACCGTTGACAGAGCGTTACAGTGGGCACAATACTGTGAACACATATACACGCGCTTCCATACAAATTCCGTCATCAGAAAAGCGTTGGAGAAATGCCTGCGAGATACTAACGAACGACTGCGAATAACGTTTGAGGGTTACCGGGATATGCCGTTCTCTGATACGGCACAATGCCGGCACATTCTGTTAATTACTTTATTAAAAAATCCTGCCACACCGAACTCTGTGATCAAACTACTTTTTAAGAGACATTTCGAGGCAAATGGAGACACGGGACAAGACGACCAAAATGCAGATGTCGCCAGTCTCGTTCGTATAAGGTCGGCTTGTCAAGTCTTAGGGACGGCCAAATTCAGTAGAAACGTCCCTGGAAGTTTAGAGTTTGGAGCACAGGTACACGGTAAAATGCTGCGACAACGTTTGGATTCACTCCTCTCTTATCCTGACAACGACGTTCTCGCGCGGAATTTATTAGATTTTGTCCTGCAACATAGCGGTGGATTGGATAACGTCTCTTACGTCATAGCCGGTGCTGTCCTTTCgaaaaatgacatcagtggAGGGAACGTCACTGAAGACTTAATAGTGGATTGGCTACGAGATCACAACGATTTGCTCCTTAACATGTGCCAGAGTTTGCCAGCGGGGCTTTTGGCCGAACTTAGTGAACGATGTACAAAGTTCAGACTGGCATATTTAGAGATCCTGAAAGAGTGGGCCTCACACTTGGAGTATGATATCATCAAAGAGCTTTGGCAACAGCCCCGTGATGGCGGTGTATCGTTTAAGACACTTGTTAACCGTTTTAGGTCCTTACTGGCCTCAAGTGCTTCTGtgaaagcagacacagagaaagagctggTCGACATGAAAGAAGCTGATGGTGGTTTTGAGGTGATGGGGCTGAGTGTGTGGACGGACCTCCACCAGCATTCACTCAAGGACTTGACACAGAGTCAAAAAGGTACCTCCTTGACTTAA